A stretch of the Triplophysa dalaica isolate WHDGS20190420 chromosome 19, ASM1584641v1, whole genome shotgun sequence genome encodes the following:
- the rab38c gene encoding ras-related protein Rab-38: MEKEHLFKVLVIGDLGVGKTSIIKRYVHQIFSQHYRATIGVDFALKVLHWDNQTVVRLQLWDIAGQERYGNMTRVYYREAVGALIVFDVTRASTFEAVMKWKEDLDVKVTLSNGKPVPAVLLANKSDQSSEGLRTQIPKLDNFCKENGFVGWFETSAKENTNIDAAAKCLVGQILAHDENITSDTDSDVVALPGYNNNTKERIQAGCAMCSKC, from the exons atgGAGAAAGAACATTTGTTCAAAGTCCTCGTGATCGGAGACCTCGGAGTGGGTAAAACGTCAATAATCAAACGGTACGTTCATCAGATATTTTCGCAACATTATCGCGCAACTATTGGGGTGGATTTTGCTCTTAAAGTCCTACACTGGGATAACCAGACTGTCGTCCGGCTACAGTTATGGGACATAGCAG GACAGGAGCGCTATGGGAACATGACACGAGTTTACTATCGGGAGGCCGTGGGAGCGCTCATAGTATTTGATGTGACCAGAGCCTCCACGTTTGAAGCGGTGATGAAATGGAAAGAGGACCTCGATGTGAAGGTCACTCTCAGCAATGGCAAGCCCGTCCCAGCTGTTCTTTTAGCCAACAAGTCTGATCAATCTTCCGAGGGTCTGCGGACCCAGATTCCCAAACTTGATAATTTCTGCAAAGAGAATGGATTCGTGGGCTGGTTTGAGACCTCTGCTAAG GAGAACACAAACATCGATGCAGCAGCTAAATGTCTGGTGGGGCAAATTTTAGCCCATGATGAGAACATCACCAGTGACACAGACTCAGATGTGGTGGCCCTCCCTGGGTACAACAACAACACTAAAGAACGGATCCAAGCTGGGTGTGCGATGTGTTCTAAATGTTAA